From Shewanella psychrophila, a single genomic window includes:
- a CDS encoding RecX family transcriptional regulator — protein sequence MQRPPLRQAKTIDNVFNSAYWHLGQQDFTINEIRTKLERKTENQDWIETVLAKLIENGYLKNDYDFAVRYCEVAFSNELGTGAIKRKLRLRGVPVTEIDAAIEQVMDEQKVDAFAMATSRLLNKFDNFYGTNKEKVYAQMTTKGFSRVEIDHALSQHPERETLRSKLAVKADKIDLQTEIIKLFNKGKGETLILQELKQRLIDVTNFEDTLYQLTLTDDVDFYQSCKNELAKKRYDLSDYKEKSKAYAYLSRKGFGSDEIKEAMNPDDDI from the coding sequence ATGCAGCGTCCTCCACTACGTCAAGCCAAAACCATCGACAACGTTTTTAATAGCGCTTATTGGCACCTAGGTCAGCAGGATTTTACCATTAATGAAATTCGCACCAAGCTTGAGCGTAAAACCGAAAACCAAGATTGGATTGAGACCGTACTAGCCAAACTAATAGAGAACGGTTACTTAAAAAATGACTATGACTTTGCTGTACGCTATTGCGAGGTGGCCTTTAGTAATGAGCTCGGTACAGGTGCAATAAAACGTAAATTACGACTACGCGGCGTCCCTGTTACAGAGATTGATGCGGCTATAGAGCAAGTGATGGACGAGCAAAAAGTTGATGCCTTTGCTATGGCTACATCTAGACTGCTAAACAAGTTTGATAACTTTTATGGTACCAACAAAGAAAAAGTCTATGCCCAGATGACCACCAAAGGGTTTTCTCGAGTAGAAATTGATCACGCATTATCACAACATCCAGAACGTGAAACACTGCGCAGTAAACTAGCCGTAAAAGCAGACAAAATCGACTTACAAACTGAAATAATTAAACTTTTTAACAAAGGGAAAGGTGAAACCCTTATCCTGCAGGAGCTAAAACAGCGACTGATTGATGTAACCAACTTTGAAGATACCTTGTATCAATTAACGCTGACAGATGATGTCGATTTTTATCAAAGCTGTAAAAATGAGCTGGCCAAAAAGCGCTATGATTTATCGGACTATAAAGAAAAGTCGAAAGCCTATGCCTATTTATCCCGTAAAGGGTTCGGCAGTGATGAAATAAAAGAAGCAATGAACCCGGATGATGACATCTAG